TTAtgtttactttttaattttttttaaatgattgaaaattttatattaaggaaataaatttcaaatcaaactatacttgatacataaaatttattaattttaaactaaaaaacccatctaattaatactaaaaagtcATGGAACTAATAAAATTAGTAAACCAGATACCACAATTTATTTTAGATGTTTGGGTTtgtttgttatatatatatatatatatatatatattttaaaattttttattaggaaaatgaactccaaattataaaaacttaATATCTTGGTTTAGaatgactttattatttctcttctgTATAGAATAactattttgtaatttattttactagaaaaatgaacttcaaattaatcaaaacttaaCGTGTTAGATTccttaataagtttaataatttttaaatataatttaaaacttaaatagtgaaccaattaatattagaaatttataaacaaaaaaattggtcTAGAACggttttattatttcatttttacataaaatcatcattttttttatttcttttcattcggcaaatgaactccaaattaGACAAAACTCAATGTGTCAGATTCATTAACAagtatagtatttttttaaagtaatttaaaactaaaatagtgAACCAATTAttaccaaaaatttataaacaaaagtTGGTTGAGAAAgactttattaattgtttttcttttacatagaatcattatttttcaatttttttactaggcaaatgaattccaaattaaacaaaacttaatgtgattggatttattaacaagtctaataatttataaaaataatttaaaactcaaataataatccaattgataccataaatttatagacaaaaattggtataactctattatttctcttcGGTATaacatcattattttctatttttttaaaaccaaatagaTAGGTTCTAAATTAAACGAGACTTAATGTGTTGAATTCATTAATAagcttattaatttttaaaaatagtttgaaattcaaataataaactcattaacactaaaaatttatggatacaaattgatttataatagctctatgattttttatatttttataaattttcttactataaaaaaaacttcaaatcaaatgacactttgtattgaatttattaatgaatttaacgATTTCTacaaataatttggaactcaaaaaatagatctaatcattaaaaaaaaaattaaaattgatatattatgagttatgactttattgtttttcctataaatatattttttgaatttaagtaaataaattataaattaagtaagatataattaatcatttaaattatttaatgaatttttaatttaaaaataattttgaattgaaaaaacatatataattaattatagattaaatcaaaatattttagaatattatattGTAATTTAGTACTAAATGTGCacatgaaatgaaaaacttgactcatttacgagttaaaaagttaaactttattcattatttatttttaataaaatattgttatttgaaattattattattcatttttaaccaaaaaaaattaggaagatgttaatattcttatatttctaacatatactaaaacaatattttttttataatagtgtCCATCTGCAAGTGCGTCAAGCAACAGGCTTGAGGCTTTAAGGAGTTTCATCAGGGCAACTACTGTATCTCTTGCTTGCTCCAATGAATCGATGTTATCAAACAAATCCAAACCCATGCCATATTTCAACAAGTCATCCAATGAAATATCGCCATCGTCCAGCAAACCACATAGTAAGAACAATGACGTGACTTCAACACTTATCAAAAGTTTGTAGCTCCACTCCAGACATGAGTACACGTTTTTACTCACTCCTTTGATGTTTGTTGGTGCAGATGCTCTCAATTCTTCCATACAGCCAGCCTCCCACCTTTTAATGCCTTTGCAATTGTTACAACCGCAATTGGTAGACCCTCACATTCTTCAACTATTTTCATTGCTATGGGGCGCAGTTCAAGATTCTTCTCCAAGGAACCACCTGCTGTCTTGTTAAATAAACTCCAAGCTTCTTCTTCTGTTAATTGTTGAATTCGAAAACATTTTTCTGCGTCCATGTCGTTATTTAATATGTGTAGATCTCTAGACGTCAACACTACTTTGCATTCTGTCTGATCATCTTTACAAGGAATTCCAACTTCCTTCAAACCAACTTCCTCCCAAATGTCGTCTAAGATAATAAGGGTCAGTCTCTTCACCTCCTTCAGTCTCGTCTTCAGCTCAACTGCTCTTGTGGATTCATCCTTCCTCTTAAATTCCAAGCCTAACATGTCTGCAATTTGTTGTTGAATTTTAGCAATTCCTTGTTGAAGTTTTTCGGAGTCTCGAGTCCAGGATACATCTATGTAGACTTCTGTTGTGAACAACTTCTTTTGCTTAGCTTATTCTTCCACTTGTTTCATCAGTGTGGTTTTGCCCACGCCGCCCATCCCCCATACTCTAATCATCTTCATCTCAGCATTTCTCAATGCATTCATTATTTCATTCAAAATCGATGCTCTTGATCCAGAAGGTTCATAATCTGTAAAACGTTCATGTTGACAATCATGAGTAATTATCTCCAAGTTGGTTCTCCAACATTCAAGCCCCTAATTTTTTCTAGTTGTACAGATAGACTAGAATAACTAGAATTCCGTAAATATGTGATTGTATCTCAACAACTATAGTTTCCTTATTGTTAATCAATCAGTTCTAAACTATAGGATCTAAAGCTTTATATAGTGGCTATTTATGCACAACAGTAATAGAGAAAACTATTGAAGTCTTCTCCTCACAAACTTTGTATTTTTGACTTGGTATTGGAGCGGGTATTATTAtctgtgagtgtttagctaggttggtaATTctggacaaaattcctaagtgtcccctaactcgATTTACCAATCCCTCttcggactacttgactttgaagattGAGACTTTACTAAAAGGCCGAGGTATGTAGCTGAATGTGtggtgattgaatgtgaatcaaccctatttttcatctttaaatgagTTAAGAAATCTGAGAGAAATAGTTTTTGGTGCAAGACTTTTATTCCCCCTTTTCTAGATTGATCCAGGTATAGGGGCAGATCAATCCAACTAACCTGATTCTAAGATCAATTTTCAGCCCTTAatccaattttcatctaaaatcaAACTTTCTCCCATTTTTGGATGTGAGAGACTGCAACAACTGTGGAGATAGTTGTAGCCACTCCATTTGTTCTTCATTTCCTcctttattttcctaatttgggggtttttggttgcaaagaaaatccaattctcttaatattttccaaactagtttttaacggattttcttgagcaataaatgggttgattcattccttcattcatatctcaatctctcattctatttaggTTTGGGCACAAACCCATTTTCTTATTGTTTGGATTCAAGAAGATGTCGAGATTGAGCTTGATGTGAACTTCAAGTGTGCTCTAGAAGAAGGTGAGAAACTGAAAGTGAAACCTTGTAaccaatttttattcttcatagtggatgttttCGATCATTGGTAAACCCatggttttttatattttcgGAGGTTTTGCATGTTAAAATCCAGTGttaattgtctctttctctcactttatattttgatttattttctgtttctgatatcattgattacttgggcatatatgttgaatggaagaaatatgagGTGATATGATCCATGGaatatccttaataatttttctgcTCATTTTGGTTAATGATGATATCATGTAGTAAATTGATATGAGTTGAGGAGataattgttcttttgatttatttttgaggatTGTTGAAACATTTGCATGTGTATTGCATTTAAAAATTGTTGAGAAGGTGTTGGTGCATACATTCTTGCTTGTGGATTCTATGCTTTattgaaaagttgttggaagagAAGTTTCTTGACATTGAGAAagtctaaggttaggtaatctttgttgggagaatttttaaattgttctataacacctattcaccccctctCTAGGTGTAGTCtattattgagattcaccttttcATTATCCACTCTATATCATCACAGCCTAAATTCTTATATACCCCTCGCACCATGACTAATGACAAACCCGAATCATCCTCTGTACCAATTATCCATGTTCAATAAGAAAACCCCAGTTTCACAACTAATGTCATTCTTACCCAAACCAATTATGATGTCTGGTCTCAAATCATGGAAATGCAGATTGTAGGACGTGGGAAGCTGCTTGAATATCTTACGAGTAAAACATCTCCGAAGGTTACTGATACTTCCTATGCGAAGTGGTATACTGAGAATCAAATGGTCAAAGGATGGTTGTTGACCTCTATGTCACCGGAGATTATGAAACACTATCTTAGATTGCCTATTACACATGAAATTTGGACTGCTCTTGCTAAAGCATTCTATGATAGGGCTGATGAATCGCAACTCTTTACACTGAATCAACAAGCATTCTCCCCCAAATAGGTTGGTCGTCTTCTTTCCACTTATTATGGTGATCTGATCGAAAATTTTCAAGAGCTAGCTCATCATGATAAAATTGTCATGAGCGATTCCGATGATgtctttgcctataaaaaaatcaattgagaGACTGCAGGtgtatatttttctaaatggaCTAGATACAAAATTTGAACAAATTTGAGGTGAGATTCTCAGGAAGGATCTTGTACTGGATCTTGAAGAAACTTATGCATATGTTCATCGTGATTCTATTTCTTGAGCTACACTGAATGGCGAACCTAAACATTCAGAGCTATCTGCTATGGTAACTCATCGAGTTAAGTATTAACAACCACAAACAAACCCGAAACTAGATCGACCATCTGATCCATTGAATCATGATCATAATAAATCGTTTAGATCACAAAATCACATCTACGAAATAGGAGCTGCATGACTAGAATGTATGTGTACTCACTGTGGTGAAACCGGACACACTAAGTCACGGTGCTATGAATTGATTGGATATCCAGAATTGTGGGATTTTGCCAAGGCACCTCGCAAATGAAATTCAAAGACAAACCATCATGCTTTTGTTGCTGTGATCGAGCCTAGTCATGCTTCCATCAACAATCTTGAGAAAGCTTCATATTTCATTGCTACTTCTGGGAATGTGGGTAAGGCTCTTCATACCTCTACTCCCGTTAGTCATAGTgaatggataattgattcaggTGCCACAAATCACATGACCTTTAACAATAATCATATTCAGTCCATAAAATCCTTAAACCAACATATAGTGTCCACAACCAATGGTACCCACTCCCCCGTGTTAGGAGAAGTTTCAATTTCTCttacaaaaaatttgaatttagattCTGTTTTGGTTGTCCCTTCCCTTAATCATAACTTATTGTATGTTGCTCAAATAACCCTTGCTTTAAATTGTGCTGTGATTTTTTGGCCTAACCTTTGTGTCTTTAAGGACATTCAGACTCAGAAGACAATTGGTTATGGTATTAGGAGAGGAAAACTCTACTATCTGGATCTAATGCAGCAAGCTCAAATCAATTGGCTCAAGTTTTTTCAGCTAATACACCTAATAAACTTCAAAGTTCAGAAATCTGGTTATGGCATGGGCGTTTAGGCCATGCATCTTTTGGATATTTACAGAAATTGTTTGcaaaatttttttcacaatcgaCTATTTCAGATTTTAAGTGTGACATTTGTGAACTGGTTAAAAGTCATCGTGTTCTATTTCCCACTAGTATGAATAAAAGTCTTGTACCTTTTATGGTTGTTCACTCTGATGTATGGAGGCCTACAAATACTTCTTTGAGTGGAGCATGTTggtttatttcatttattgatgatcatactcgCATGACTTGGATTTGCTTGATCAAATCAAAGAGTGAAGTGAGTTCCCTGTTtcaacaatttcataaaatgagaGCAACTCAATATCAATCTAACATTCATGTTATCTGTACTGATAATGGAAGCGAGTCTATGAATCAAGACTTGAAATGGTACTTGAATTTACATGGAATTGTTCATTAGACTACTTGCACTTACACCCCTTAACAAAACGAGGTATCCGAACGAAAAAATCGTCACCTTCttgaggttgttcgtgcttccttgttTAGAGCTCACATGCCCACCAGTTATTAAGGTGAAGCCATCACTGCTGTAGCCTACCTCATCAACCGTTTACCTTCTAGTTCCCTACAATTTTAAACTCCCTTTGATATCCTTTATCATACTGTAAGTGCCCCTACCATACTGAATCTATCCCCTAAAGTTTTTGGATGTGTAGCCTTTGTGCATCTTCACAAAGGCTTGAGAACTAAGTTGGAACCCCACGCACTTCAATGTGTATTTGTTGGCTATGTCTTGCATCAAAAAGGCTATCAGTGTtatcacccccccccccccccccctccctcccgccctccccccctcccccctttcTCGAAAGCTTTGTGTTACCCTTGATGTAGTATTTCATGAAAATGATATGTATTATTCCGAGTCTTCACTTTAGGGGGAGAATAGAGATGAAATGCAGACTTTACATCATCCTTTGGACAACTTGGATTTTATAAGAGGTGATAACTGGGAAACTAGTGGTGAATGTCCAAGTGATGATAACACCATGGATAACGAGGCTCCAGGTGAGACTAGTGATGGTCTAGAATTTTTTGAGGATGAGAATCAGGGTCAGATGGAAGTTCAGAATCAAATGGAAGTGTTGTCAGTCTCTCATGATGTACCAGCTAACCAATTGTCTTCTCCAACTGATTCCATGCTTGAgtcttatgaaaattttgaatctgaACCTCACCGAAAAGTGTTACCCAATCGAGTCACAAGAAAGAAACCCAAAGTTAGCTATGAACCTGTCATCAACTCTAAATCTAAATATCCAATAAATAACTATATGTCTTACCATAGATTTGCAAAGGAAAGTATGGCATTTGTGAATCAATTATCTGTTGTATCTATTCCTAACAATGTGCAAGAAGCCTTGAAAGATCCCAGATGGAGGGAGACaatgaatgaagaaatgaaGGCCCTTCAAAAGATCTTAATGTGGGAAGTTGTTGACTTGCTTGAAGGGAAGATACATGTTGGATGTAGGTGGGTCTTCACCATTAAATAAAAAGTCGATGGAACTATTGAACAGTGCAAAGCAAGACTTGTAGCCAAGGGATATGCTCAAACATATGGAATTGATTATCTGGAGACATTCGCACCACTGGCCAAAATTAATACTGTTCGTATTCTATTATCTCTAACAGTGAATCTTCACGAGCCTTTACACTAGTTTGATGTAAAGAATGCATTTTTGCATGGAAATCTCCAAGAAGAAGTGTATATGGAGTTGCTCCCTGGCTGTAATTGACAAACTAAAGGTAATAAACAGGTCTGTAGGTTGAGAAAATTCTTATATGGTCTGAAGCAGTCTCCTAGAGcgtggtttggaaggttcacaagttttatgaagtctATTGGTTACAAGCAGAGTAACTCAAATCACAATCTATTCTTGAAgcataataaagaataaatcaCAACTCTTATTGTGTACGTTGATGATATGATAGTGACTGgaaatgattttgaagaaaGGAAAACACTACAGGAGGATCTTGCCAGtgagtttgagatgaaagacctcggtgaattaaaatatttcctCGGAATTGAAGTGTCAAGATCGAAGAAAGGTATTTTTCTATCACGAAGATAAGATTTACTGAATGAAACTGGTACGACAACATGTAGTCCAACAAACACTCTTatggaagaaaatttgaaactaTGTGTGCATTCAAATCAAGTTCCTACTAACAAGGAACACTATCAGAGACTGGTTGGAAGATTAATATATCTTGCACATACTCGGCCTGATTTAGCTTATGCTTCgagtgtggttagtcaattcatgcactcCCCAAGTGAAAAACATATGAATGTTGTCATTCGTATCTTACGCTACTTGAAGTCATCTCCAAGAAAGGGAATTTTATTCACAAAAGGAGACAATTTGGATATTAACGGCTATAaagatgctgattgggctgggtCAATTCAAGATAGACGTTCTATATCTGGCTATTTTATGTTTGTAGGAGGAAATTTGGTTACTTGGCTAAGTAAAAAGCAAGAGGTAGTTGCTAGATTTAGTGCTGAAGCCGAATACAGAGGAATGGCTAAGGCAATATGCGAATTGTTGTGGATCAGAAATCTAATGCAAGATTTACATATTAAGCAAGTCAGCCCTATGAAGTTATATTGTGATAACAAGGCAGCATGTGATATTGCCCATAATCTTGTCCAATATGATCAAACCAAACATGTTGAGGTTGATAGACATTTTATCAAGGAGAAACTGGAAGCAAAATTGATTGAAGTTCCTCATGTTCGATCTCAAGACCAACTTGATGATGTGTTGACCAAGGTAGTGTCAAACCAAACATTTAATGGTTGTCTTGACAAACTAGGCATGATCGACATCTACGCACCAACTTAACGGGGAGTGTTGACAATCATGAGAAATTATCTTCAAGTTGGTTCTCCAACATTCAAGCCCCTAATTTTTCTCTACTACTAGCTGTACAAATAGACTAGAATAACTAGAATTCCTGTAAATACAGATTGTATCTCAACAACTATAGTTTCCTTATTGTTAGTATATCAGTCCTAAACTATCGGATCTAAAGCTTTATACAGTGGCTATTTATGCCCAGCCAGTAATTGAGAAAACTATTGGAGTCTTCTCCTCACAAACTCTGTATTTTTACTGTTCATTCGGTGGAGGGGCACGATATGATACACCATCGGGGAAATTATGGTCTTTTTGGATTTGAACAATAACCTGTGCCTTTTTGTCCGCTTTTCTGCTTAGCAGGTAACATGACTTGAGATTAGGACACCAGCCATTGAGACAGCTCttattttcatctttcattAATTCCTCTGCCTGCCCTGTAATCCCATCTGCCCGAGTCAGCCAGTCTTGAACAATAGGTCTGATTTCATCCCCACTTCTAATAGCTGCATCAACAGTTATCTAAAGGTCACCCCTCACACGCCCCAATTCCTGAATCTTCTTGTCGAGTTCATCCATGTGGCTGCGGTAGCAAAACAGATAACTAAGCTGGCGTCCAATTGGAGCAACCAAGTACTCTGAAACTTTTGCAGCAATGGTAATAACGATGTCTGTCATTTCGTCTCAGTTGGATATATTTTGGTGGTTTTGTTGGGAAAACAAAGGGGAATgaggaaaaaatagaaacaactGAAAGCAAAAACAAGAGCAAACTTAAACAAGAGAGTAGAAGAAATGGAAGGAGCAGGGTATTTGCCCCAAGCAGGGAGACAGTCACCAACAAAATGAAAAGCAGAATCAGTAGTGAATATGAGTGAAGCAGAAGAGATGGAGAAAGCTCAAGGAATGCATGCAATTTGATTCGGTGTAACAAAACGCCAGAAAAAAGTAAGTAGATCCCTGATATAAACAGTGGGTATGAAGACAcatgccatttttttattttattttattttttaggaatttggGAATTTGGTTTTGCCGGAAAACAGATGGGAACagagaaaataagaagagagaggaggaaatgaaaataaacaaggaAATGAAGGGGAGAAGAGTTTCTGTTTCAAACGGAGAGGGGGTGGTGAAAGAATCAGAGGAGAATGTGAGTGGAAGTTAAGGAATGGTAGATAAAATGGATGATACTTTCATCACGTTTGTTAGTGATTTTGATAAGTATTTTTAGTCtctctaatacttgaaaatttttattttttatatattaggaataataaaaacacttcttaaaattactgtcaaacacgCTTTTATAgtatatttgatagtgattttaggaagtatttatttatttttaatacttgaaattttttatttttttagtattaaaaatattaaaaacactttttaaaatcattgttaaacgCACTCAagataggaaacaaaaaaactcaagataggaaacaaaaaaccaaTAAGAGTAGTTGTAATTTGATTCAAGCAAAAGcagatatttatataattatcaaGCAACATCACAATAACACCACCAAACTATAAATGTATATGAACATTTATGAATACTACAATTTTCTGTGCTAAcctttatgatatttatataattagcatgaaaatatttattcaatatcaaatttagaaacaactttcataaactttatttttcctttaaaataaatcatttaaaaagttttattccttattttattttcctcatgaaataaactaaaataaggatattttttttaaatcatatattcacaaataaaaagtgagttttgcAATCAAACGATACACATGTAAAAAATATAGAtctacaaatatatttaatttatacagTTCTTTTGTTAATAAATGGCGTTACAGAGAATCACTCTAATggtata
Above is a genomic segment from Vitis riparia cultivar Riparia Gloire de Montpellier isolate 1030 chromosome 14, EGFV_Vit.rip_1.0, whole genome shotgun sequence containing:
- the LOC117930560 gene encoding probable disease resistance protein At1g52660, with product MLGLEFKRKDESTRAVELKTRLKEVKRLTLIILDDIWEEVGLKEVGIPCKDDQTECKVVLTSRDLHILNNDMDAEKCFRIQQLTEEEAWSLFNKTAGGSLEKNLELRPIAMKIVEECEGLPIAVVTIAKALKGGRLAVWKN